The sequence below is a genomic window from Theobroma cacao cultivar B97-61/B2 chromosome 6, Criollo_cocoa_genome_V2, whole genome shotgun sequence.
TTTTCATGTAGCTTTTCATTAATAACAGTAGTATTGTACttcattttatgttaaaatctAGTTTATCATTGTTATATGACTTCTATAATTCTgttcatttaaaattttcgaACAATTCTGGAATATTGATCATGGGGAATTTTGTAGGAGGAAAGATTTAGATTAGTTTGCTTATATTTATGTGCTTCATAGGATAATTAACTTTTGTGAAACTGCCTTTTTAACAGTTCATAGATGTTAATAAGTAGTATCAATTAGATACCATATGCAGCAAGCCCTTTCTTTGAACTGTTTATCGTCAAGGTATAGAGTATGTTTGATTGCTGAGAAAAGTTggggaaaggaaaaagaaaaaaactcaGAGCTTTAGGTGTTTAAGGGCAAAGGGAAGAACAATGGAGGTCAGATAACATTAAACAACTCAGGCTAAAATAATTAGCCGGTATACTTGATTCTTCCGCCTCTATTTTTAGAATATCAGTTAACATTTCAAGAGCGTAGGAGTTTGCTCATGATGAGTTAATGGTAGGAATGAATCTGGCCCTGACGAATGATGGAACATTTATTGTTTTGTGGGATGAACTTGAATCAGAtactccgataaaattatgaGAAGCTTAATTCACTATGCATTCTAAAATTAGAGGGCTCTGATGGCAAAGGTAGCCTTCTCACATGGTATTGTGCTTATTATTTGTTGTCCTCCGCGTGAGAAGAAGGAAAATGAAGCTGTAAGGTCATGCAGACacgtatttaatttttaagcttGAACTCTCTTGTATATTGCTCTTTTGCTGCATTATTTTTGCACTTGAAAGGTCAACTCTGAATCTCAGAAATACTAGAGTCAGCAAGGGGATGCTTCAGTATCTATTCAATAGATTTTTTAGAATTtgtcaattatgagattaagGTTTATTAATGGTTGAGAACATCTTTGCGGTCCCGATTCCAAACCTTCTATAGGATGACTACTATATTTCTGATATAATGTACCTGAGTTGCATCATGCTTGATATTCAGAGTTTCATTCTGTAtttccaaaaacaaaaccaatcATGCAAGCTTGTCTGCAGGATTGATCTGAtctgcatttttatataaaagaagttcacagaaagaaaagaggagGACAGTCTATATGTTTGGATATGCTCAATGTTAACCAAACTCGAGGTAAGTTACACTGTAGATAAGAAAGCAGCATGGGGTCAAACTCTTGTCATcttgtttaattttcaatcTAAGGAACTTTTCTAGTTCATGGTTAGCAACTCTTTCATGCTACCTTCAACTGCTTCTATAGTTTGCTGATATCTTCGTGATCTTTAACAATTAAGACCCCCATAAGATAATCTGTTGACATTACTTTATACAATATTTTTGCTGTCAAAACTCATTGTCGGTTGGacaccatatatatatatatattcgaAAGTGAAAAAGATGATAATGATCGGTTTAGTGGGGCACTGTAACAGCTGTCCTGCTATGGCTTCCTCATCTGGTCTATTTCTTCGatatattaactaatttatgTGACATATATGTATGTGATATTATTTTATGGTTGGGACGTAAGCAAGGATTAGACATCTGGGACCCGAAAGGTCCTTATATGACATGCCTTTTTGTTGTTGCCTTTCTCGATTTGTCAATGTTTTTTTATAATCAACTAGTCAGAGGATTCatttatgttattttcttgATCAAAGTCTATGCATCATCTACTACGTAGTTGCTGGTTTGATCCGACTCCTGCCATAGCTGATTATCCGAGTCAATATGGCATTGTTTTCATAGTCGAGGAATTATCCCTAAATGCACTATAAATGCTTTAAGAAGACTTATCTTGGTTGTATTGCTATTAGCTTCAGTGGATACGTGTATCAGCAGGATATATATTGGTAGTTGGATCCAAGAATTTGATTGATTAGTTTGCTATTGACCAGACTAGCAGTCATTGATATATTTATACTTCTAGAGAAGTCAGAAGATGTTTTTCAGCTGATGgtaattttcatgatctaTCTTCAATCTTGACTTTAATTCTGCTGTTCAATTGCTCATTGTAGATGGATAAAGCCACATTACTTGGTGAAGTAATTAGACAAGTGAAGGAACTGAAGAAGAATGCAACTGAAGCCAGCAAAGGTTTTCTTGTTCCAATGGACGATGATGAGGTGAGAGTTGAACCATGCGAGGACGAAGCCAACGGGATATTGTTATTCAAGGCATCAATCTGTTGTGATTACAGACCTGAACTTCTGACTGATCTTCGGCGAGCTCTCGATGCCCTTCCAATTAAGATGGTGAAAGCAGAAACATCGACCTTGGGAAGTCGGTTGAAGAATGATTTCGTTTTCGCTGGCTGCAGAACTGCACATGCTGATGAGGCTGAAGCACGTCGGTTTCTTGCATGTTCCATTCACCAGGCCCTGAATTCTGTGCTGGAGAAGGCTTCTGCCTCGCCGGAATACTCACCAAGTTCAATATTCCCAAACAAGAGACGGAGGATGTCTCATTTCGATTCCTCAAGCTCGTCTTCTTGAGAGATTTAGCCCTCGTTTGTGTCGATGAACACTGCCATCTCTCTCCTGTGAATCTGTGCTTGCCTCTTATGTTCAAAAACTGGTTTGAAATACTAGAACTTAAAAATGTGTGTTAACATCTATATTGTATACAACCATATACAATATTGTATCCCAAAAGCTCGGAACACTTTCAAATGGCTTGTAATGAAACTGTATTCTGTATGAATTCTTAtctcaataatttataaaaacttgataTGCCCGTGTTCGTGTGATGAAGGGGAAAAGAATTCCTCccttgttttttttatgtaataaCCAATGCAACATTTTTgcatgaaatttaattatttatattagaTATTGGAATTAATCGGTATTTTATATTATCATCTATTATGGTATGATAAGTTGCATCACGTCAATATTatgtaatataaaataataaatgaagtCTTAATAATGATATTTAGTTAATCTTTAGTTATAAGagtatatttaatttaaaataaaaatataatgatttgattttatataataaaaaataaaaatttatttaaaattttttaaataatttaatttttttaaaaaaatatgttttttatatatatttacttataGGAGCACGTGAACAAGTTACTCACCtaactaattaatttgataatttaacaagtatatttcttttaaaaatttcatttaattttgaattttaagtaaaaaaactcaaatttaTTAAAGCATGAGTAAattaaaacatcaaattaaatctttttaGCATTTTGTCAATCTTGATTATCCATAGATATGgatttcatataaaatttaagtGAATTTTCATAtactatttatatttataattggaATTGaacaattgaagaaattataataaaaaaaaagaattacagttgatataataaaatcacaatttagAATAGAACTAAAGGTTCCTTCCTAgaagaaacaaattaaaagttaTCATATAAAAGTTAATACTGCAAgcttaatcaatttaaaataagaaaagtgtaaaaatataaaaacagtttaaaaacaattaatgttcaaatcttaaaaaacataaattcaaaaaattcaaaattaacctGAAATTCTTCGTGAGCTTGAATTTAACccaaattaaatcattatgTGTCAAATAATTAAGTTATATAAACATTAATGAAACAACTtctaatatatgtatattccaataaaaatatttaagcgtaatttcttttttttttttttaaatccaaCGTGGCGACATTTCGGAGTTGAGTGGGGCTACGCGCGGTATCTTCTTCAAGTCTGCAACGATATTCTTTCCGGAAAGATAGGGTAAAAAGAGAaaccaaaagaacaaaagaagtAAATAAGGAAACGTTTGGGAGAAAATCAGAGGGAGGTGAAGAACTCGACACTCTCAATTCGCAATTGCGAGTAAATAAAGTGGAAGAATTGAAATAGCAAAGGGAAAGCATGGCAAAAGAGGGGAGTGGATCCATACTGCAATTCGCACCGTTTCAAAGTTCAGTAGACGAAGGATTTTGGCACCGATTATCTTCTTTGAAGCTCAACAAGTTTGGCATAGACGATTCTCCCATCCCTATCTCCGGTACCTCCCGATCCCcttctaatttttctttcaattttctttaaaatgaacTTCTCACTCTTAATTCGCTCAAATCATCGTTTTTGCAGCTAAAAGATCTGAATAATGACTTTTAGTTTAGTAAAAGTGAACTAATTAcgttttttttatcattatacTCTTGTAAAACTAATGACTTTTAGTTTAGTTGAATTGTCGTCCCCTGTTTTTGTAACTAATTACGTTCAATTGTTGATTGGGCAAGGTTTTATCCAAGTTTAAGTTGTTAAGGCAGCAATTATTGAAGTTTTCTTATCTTTTGAGAGTTTTTAATGCAAAAGGTTTTTAATTTGGAATTTTTGAGTGTAAAGTTGGCGTTCTTATAATCCAAATgaaatgcttttttttttttttccccttttgcaGGTTTCTTTGCACCTTGCTCACATCCTCAGGTATCGAATTATTTAACTCTTCTCGCTGAATCACTGCCGTCTGATTCAAATGAGGAATCATCAATTCCAGCTTTTAATCGAGGCAATCGGAATAGGTGCTCTGTTCCGGGCATTCTTTACAACACTAATACGATGGAAAGTTTCCATGGTTTGGATAAACAAGGTCTGCTCAAGGCAGAAGCAAAGAAGGTAAAATAGTTCAAATGGTTTAGTACAGAGTTTGTTATGCAATTGATCGAATGCAATACGAATCTAATTTAAGAAGTTTATGTTTTGTGTCAATTACTATTAGATTTGGGAGGATATTCATAGTGGAAAAGTTCTGGAGGATTCTGCAGTATTATCAAGGTTCCTTCTTATCTCATTTGCAGACCTGAAAAAATGGAGCTTTCATTATTGGTTTGCTTTCCCTGCTCTTATACTTGATCCTCCTGCTACCTTGGTTGATTTGAGGCCGGCTTCTCAATGGTTCACCTTGGAAGAGGTGCTCAAGATGTTATAAATGCTAGCAAACTCTCTGGATCATTATATCTTTTTGAGTGCTTAAGGTTTATAATTGTTCATTTTTAACATGTAGGCAGAATCTGTATCAACAGCATGTAATGAATGGCGAAACTCAAGTGTAACTGCTGGTAGATTTGGGCACTCTGCTATTGCAACTTCTacatttctttttatcttaGTGCATTGAAATTCAAATGTGATTAcattcccttttctttttctcctatatttttcatcatcctTCACAGCCTGAATTTTATGAGTCTATTGCAGATGTGCCATTCTTTTTGGTCAGTGTCGGTTCTGATTCACGTGCTGCCGTTAGGCATCTTAAGGATTGGGAAACCTGTCAAGATGATGGTCAAAAGGTATGTCTGCCTTTCTCTTTGTAGCTTTTTTGGACATATGAATCAGTTTATGCTTGCAAGGGGGGTTGTTTTTAGAAAATTCCGTATGATGGATGATGTTGATAGACAAAAAATATGAACTATTGTCGCTCTCTTTCTCAAAGCTACTATACATGTTGTTGGCAGTTGCTATTTGCATTTTATGACCCATGTCATCTTCCAAACAATCCTGGCTGGCCTCTCCGCAACTTCCTAGCATTTATTTGTGCTAGATGGAATCTCAAAACAGTTCACTTTTTGTGCTATAGAGAGAACCGTGGTTTTGCTGATTTGAGTTTGTCCCTTGTTGGTGAAGCCTTGATTACAATTTCACAAGGTAGAGCGGCAGAATTTGGGTAACACCTTTTTTCTGGATCATTCTTCTGTCTGTTCCAACAGTATGAGGTTGTCTTACACTAGCTTTTCTGACCTACAATATCTTTAGGATGGAGGGAACATCAATGTGTGCCCAATGCTGTAGGATGGGAACTTAACAAGGGGAGAAAAGTACCAAGGTGTATTAACCTTGCAAAATCCATGGATCCAACCAGGTAAGTTTTATGCATTGTCACTTTATTAATGCATTATActactatttatttatttaaccAAAGGATTTtcgggtttttctttttccgcTTTTTTCTCACAGGTTAGCTATATCTGCTGCAGACTTAAATTTGAAACTGATGAGATGGCGTGCTTTGCCATCTCTTAACTTAGACATCTTGTTTTCTATCAAGTGCCTTCTCCTTGGCGCAGGTACACTTGGATGCCAGGTTGCTCGAATGCTTATGGTAAGTACTTAGAAAGCAACAACCATAATTTTGGATCATATCTCTTGGGATTAAAGAATTTATGTGTTGCAGGCTTGGGGTGTCCGCAAAATCACTCTAGTTGACAATGGCAGGGTGGCCATGTCTAATCCATTGAGGCAGTCCCTGTACACATTGGATGACTGCCTCAATGGTGGTGATTTTAAAGCCACAGCAGCAGTGAGAAGCCTACAGCGAATATTTCCTGCAGTggtaatttgttttatttgagGCCTATAAATACAAAGTTCAACACAGAAGAGAAGAATCTTTTCATTTCCCCTCACTATGGACCTTATGATTGTTTTCTTAGGTAGCAGAAGGTGTTGTTATGGCCATTCCTATGCCTGGACATCCAGTGTCCAGCCAAGAAGAGAACAGTGTGCTTGAAGATTGTAGACGACTCAACGATTTGATTGGTTCTCATGATGTAATTTTCTTGTTGACTGATACTAGAGAGAGTCGGTGGCTCCCTACACTTCTCTGTGCCAACACTAACAAGGTTCATCTCCTAATTTCATGTATCAATTGCTTTGGTATTTGGCATTTTGTTTTGGCATCGTAGATACAGATACAGGAAGATGTTACTGGACTTTGAGTTGTTGGATGATGGCttattttgttcttccttttctcaTTATGCAGATAACCATTACTGCAGCCCTTGGGTTTGACAGCTTCTTGGTTATGCGCCATGGACCTGGTCCTTTTAACTCCACTCCTGACTTGAAAGTTGAAATGCCAAATTCTTTATCTGATGTCCTGGACAACCTTGCCCTAACAAATACAGATGGAAAGCAGAGACTGGGTTGTTACTTCTGTAATGATGTGGTTGCCCCAACAGATGTAATTTACCAGAGTTTCTAGAGTGCAATAATGAGTATTATAGCTGTGTTTTGTATCTCAAGCTTAACTATTTATCTGTGGTGGTTTGTGCAGTCAACTTCGAACCGCACATTGGATCAGCAGTGCACTGTTACACGTCCAGGGCTTGCACCTATTGCTTCCGCACTTGCAGTTGAGCTTTTAGTAGGCATATTGCATCACCCTTATGGGTAAATCCTTGGAAACTATGCGAAAATGTCTTTCTCATTGTAGTTTCTTTGGAGATTTGACAAGTTATTAGTTCTAATTATTACAAGGTAAGCAGAGGTCTTGATTGGTTCATTGACCACCCAATTGTATATGCAGGATATTTGCTGAAGCTGAGATTGCCAACTCCAATAATGGTGGAAGTAGTGAGCTTCCTCTGGGTATTTTACCCCATCAAATACGAGGTTCCCTCCCCCACTTCCAACAGATGACCCTTGTGGGCCACTCCTCTAACAGTTGTACAGCATGTTGCAGCACTGTGAGTTCTTTGCTTCTGTTAATAATgttctttgttttctctttacttttgtctTCTCTGTTTTCTAGTTCATGCTTTTAAGGTGGTGTCTGTGTGAGATGTGAGTCTGTATGATTTTTTTAGCAATACCGCTGCATATGATCTCATTTGGTCTTTCTTTTAGTTGATATTGAGAGATTCAGAAACTGATAAATTAGTTTGATCTCAAGTGACTTCAGAGCCCTTTAGCATGAGGGTTTTTTTCCCAGTGGGTATGATAATTGTCACATGCGAACTTATTGTTGCTGGTGTACCCTGTAAAATAGAACATATTCTATGGGACATTTCATCATTTGAGGAACCAAGATGAACTTTTCAAGAATGCTTGCTTAGAAGTCTGACGTCAGCTTTCTAAGTTTAGCTGAAAGTTTTAACTTCTCATAAATTTGTTGATGTGCATTatccttcttttctcttattatcattattttgtaGTGTTCTTCTCCACTGCAGTTTTATGTTCTGACCATTATGAATAATACTTTCCCAGGTTGTGTCGGAATATCGCAAAAGAGGGATGCAATTCATTCTCCAAGCAATTAACCATCCCACCTTTTTGGAGGATCTTACTGGACTAACAGAGTTGATGAGATCAGCAAACACTTTTCAACTAGACTGGGATGATGAGATAGAGGATGCTGATGATGAATGCATCGAACTATAAAAGATTAAAGACTACTTTATACATttcacaataatttttttttctttctgtctAAATACAAACCAAAAAAGCAAATGTAAAGTTTAAATCCATTTCCAGTTCCCATCTTTCATTTGAAATCAATCTGAACATTAACATGTCTTCTTCTCTCATTTTGATATTTCATGTTATCATGTTGTGTCAAAAGAGTTTGAATCAAGCAATGGTCACAAACATTACCTTACTTGCCAATTGAACCTCTTTATATATTCCTCTCCCCTAACTCTTAGCTTATTCTTAGGAATCACATCATCATACTTCCATGAACAATTTATGGAAGATTGAAATTGAACCAATCATCTGTGGACCGATAAGGGTCCATTACAGTCTTACTCTTTGACTTTTGTTAAGATCAAAGCACCGGACCCGGGTTTGGTTCCCCGATGGTAACTCCGAAGTAGGGGAAACTCGTCAGTTCTGTGATTGACAACATATTTGTCAAATTACCCATCATTAGCCTTCAATGTTCTAAAACCAACATGTATCTTCCCGATTCTTTCATCTCATCATCAACCATGAACACATGAGTTTCTAACCTCAGAAACAACTCTTAATTCACAAGCAAAGCTTTGAATTTTGTCTTGATTAAGACTCTCAACACGTGTTTTTCCGTTCTCTCTTTTTGTGAATGTGCAGTGAGTTCATAGACTCAACAATCAAGACATGATCACAGGGTAGATAAGTAAATACTGTTGTATTTTTAATGTTGGAAAAAGACTGCTGCACACTCTTCTGTCTTTTTTACACTCCGTTTCTGAGTCTGTGAGTGTGCAGTGAATTCTTGGACTCATCCGATTTCATGTCCTATTCGAAGTGGCAGTAAATTTGTGGCCAGCAGAAAAAGGTGGGGAAATAATTTGGTAGGGACAAGCTCaccatcaaaatcaaaatcattctGAAGTGATTAAAAGTGGGAAGGTGATCGAGTATAGAACCATACTTTTACAGTTTAGAAGAATAAATTGGTGAAATGTCTCATCAAATTCAGGTGTTAAGTTCAAAACTCAAGaaccatttctttttctggtCTCGGAAATTGAAATTGCCCGCTACATTAGCCTTTCCCCTTGCCGACCACAAGATGTTAGGAGAAACAACAATTTTGCTCGCTGTTGGCTTAAACTGAAGTGAGTCAGGTCTGCAACACACAAAAATGTATGACCCCAAAGCAACAGTGCAGCAAATCTGACCAACTTGTATAGGATTAGGCAGAATCTGGCCGCCTAATGCTTCACCGCCCATAAAATCTTCCTTTGCTCTTTCAAAAGACTAATATAAATTCGGATGTATCTTCCAGGAAATTCCCATAAACGCAAATAAAACAGTGACAATTCATTCTGCGCAGCTTCACGAGAATCTTCACTTGACGGCAGAAAAAGCAACAGTCGCTGAAAGAAGACTGGAACTTTTGAAGTCTCCAAGTCTCTGCCGCCTTAAAGTCGTGCAAGAAAGGTCTAAGCTATGGGTAGTGGCTTTTGCATTTTTTACGTTTGTGTCAACGAGGACTCAAAATCATCATAATCTATACTAATTCAAGGTTATTGTGGATGATATAATCATCCAACAAGTTTCTCTATCCTCTGCTATAATGCCGCTGTTGGTTGTGGACATTAACTCTTTACGTTTCTGTTTAATACATCAGTGGAACGCCCATTTTTATTACTCCATTATAGACTTAGCTCATTTTGCAGGTGCGCCATGTGGCATTGCATGGAAATCCACACCTTTCTTCTTCAGCTTCTATAAtgtgatttattttatatttcttgTAATAGAATTGAAGTTTAGTTATTGGTAGGTCAAGGGCACTGATAAGTTTTAGCAAATATAGTTTGGACGCAAAGCCTTTTTGGGGACACATGTAATAAGTTAAATTTGTCCCTGTTCTTTTCTATGATCAAACTAATACCTTTTAAGTTCATGATGAAAAAAGGTTTTAAGCTTTTCATATCAATTCTTCTAGTCTAGGGACAAAGATCATTGGGTTAATTTCCTTATAAAAGAATTGCTTTAAACCAGCGTACCACTTAATAAAAATGGTAAGATTACGGAAGACAAGGAACATATGTCACATATCCATTCTCAACACATGGCATCTCGAGAGGCTAAAAGAAGATAATGTTATAGAAAGCTACAACAATTACAATCCCATGTGTAAAAAGAGTTCATGAGGGCATTGAGGATGGATTGTGGTACAGCTCATAAAAGCACCCAGGCCTCACGTTTTTGAGTTCAAATCTGATACTACTGAATTGTCAGTGCAAAAGCCATAGGATTCATTGGGGTTACCTGTTTGGCATGTGGGAAAAATCCCTTGCTGCCTATGGTTGACAAGAGATGggatagaaaaaaaaaatcatagtggAATTCTGACATGGAATAATTTCTGCGCCGTCGGACGAAGCTATTATGCCATTCGACCAATTTTCACCAAAGTTTTtagagatagagagagagagagaggggggAAGCAGCAAGCGAGGGAGGCAAAGATAGGTCAATATTGGTGATTAGTCTAAGTGGTGCACTAAGAATTCTTTGTGCCCCTGGCACATTCTTTGACCAAATTGCAAGGCATAAGCctagaaatttttaagttttca
It includes:
- the LOC18596703 gene encoding putative transcription factor bHLH107; this encodes MFRMAAYSFNNNFSSGNCYSGLFNPLSRDMGPRNGSSHGGSLSVLVSQTLVLDSEKGELVKAPVKVGKKSVSEEKVIAALKSHSEAEKRRRERINAHLDTLRGLLPCREKMDKATLLGEVIRQVKELKKNATEASKGFLVPMDDDEVRVEPCEDEANGILLFKASICCDYRPELLTDLRRALDALPIKMVKAETSTLGSRLKNDFVFAGCRTAHADEAEARRFLACSIHQALNSVLEKASASPEYSPSSIFPNKRRRMSHFDSSSSSS
- the LOC18596704 gene encoding ubiquitin-like modifier-activating enzyme atg7 isoform X1 translates to MAKEGSGSILQFAPFQSSVDEGFWHRLSSLKLNKFGIDDSPIPISGFFAPCSHPQVSNYLTLLAESLPSDSNEESSIPAFNRGNRNRCSVPGILYNTNTMESFHGLDKQGLLKAEAKKIWEDIHSGKVLEDSAVLSRFLLISFADLKKWSFHYWFAFPALILDPPATLVDLRPASQWFTLEEAESVSTACNEWRNSSVTADVPFFLVSVGSDSRAAVRHLKDWETCQDDGQKLLFAFYDPCHLPNNPGWPLRNFLAFICARWNLKTVHFLCYRENRGFADLSLSLVGEALITISQGWREHQCVPNAVGWELNKGRKVPRCINLAKSMDPTRLAISAADLNLKLMRWRALPSLNLDILFSIKCLLLGAGTLGCQVARMLMAWGVRKITLVDNGRVAMSNPLRQSLYTLDDCLNGGDFKATAAVRSLQRIFPAVVAEGVVMAIPMPGHPVSSQEENSVLEDCRRLNDLIGSHDVIFLLTDTRESRWLPTLLCANTNKITITAALGFDSFLVMRHGPGPFNSTPDLKVEMPNSLSDVLDNLALTNTDGKQRLGCYFCNDVVAPTDSTSNRTLDQQCTVTRPGLAPIASALAVELLVGILHHPYGIFAEAEIANSNNGGSSELPLGILPHQIRGSLPHFQQMTLVGHSSNSCTACCSTVVSEYRKRGMQFILQAINHPTFLEDLTGLTELMRSANTFQLDWDDEIEDADDECIEL
- the LOC18596704 gene encoding ubiquitin-like modifier-activating enzyme atg7 isoform X2, whose translation is MRNHQFQLLIEAIGIGALFRAFFTTLIRWKVSMVWINKVCSRQKQRRFGRIFIVEKFWRILQYYQDVPFFLVSVGSDSRAAVRHLKDWETCQDDGQKLLFAFYDPCHLPNNPGWPLRNFLAFICARWNLKTVHFLCYRENRGFADLSLSLVGEALITISQGWREHQCVPNAVGWELNKGRKVPRCINLAKSMDPTRLAISAADLNLKLMRWRALPSLNLDILFSIKCLLLGAGTLGCQVARMLMAWGVRKITLVDNGRVAMSNPLRQSLYTLDDCLNGGDFKATAAVRSLQRIFPAVVAEGVVMAIPMPGHPVSSQEENSVLEDCRRLNDLIGSHDVIFLLTDTRESRWLPTLLCANTNKITITAALGFDSFLVMRHGPGPFNSTPDLKVEMPNSLSDVLDNLALTNTDGKQRLGCYFCNDVVAPTDSTSNRTLDQQCTVTRPGLAPIASALAVELLVGILHHPYGIFAEAEIANSNNGGSSELPLGILPHQIRGSLPHFQQMTLVGHSSNSCTACCSTVVSEYRKRGMQFILQAINHPTFLEDLTGLTELMRSANTFQLDWDDEIEDADDECIEL